The following nucleotide sequence is from candidate division KSB1 bacterium.
TAAAAAAATCGAAAAGAATGTAAGAAAAGACCCTATGATATTAATATTTAATAAGGTTAATATAATATTGAGTTTAAGGTTAAGAAAAAATTGATTGAGGTTGAGATAAAAAAAATGAAAAGGTTGTGATAGTATTCTTACTTGTATCTAAAGAATAAAATTAGTCTAAAAACCTTATGAGCTAAATCTTAATCTTAACCTCAGCCTGAATCTCAATAGTTAAAGCACCCCGCTTCCAACTGGATTATCTATACATAACCGTTCAAGAAACTCTTCGAACCGCAAGCCCCACTTTTGTTGCAGATAAGGGACACGGGCTTTTATTTTTTCAATATCACCATATCGAGGGTGTTCATTAAAAGCAAATACCATAGTGTTTTGACTACCTGGGGCCGTAAGACAAACCGTTCGCTGTTCAAATACTTGACGGATATTCCATAAACAGTCCATAAACGTGTTTTCATCATAGATTAATAGATTAAACACCACCACCCCTTTAAGGGCCAGATGCCTCTTGAAATGCATAAGATAAATCCTATTCGATATCCAGGCTGGCGCTCGATTATCCTCAGATATATCAACTAAAATCATTTCATATTCACAGTTTGTAGTCTTTAAATAATCTCTGGCATCTGAATTAATGACCTCCCAGCCTTTACCCTCATCAGGGAAATCAAAAAATTTACGTGCAATATCTACAACGGTCGCTGACCATTCGATTACGTCTCCTTTAATATTGACATCTCGATTATGAAAATATCGAGCAATAGAACCGCCGCCCATTCCTATTAATAAAACACTCAGTGGTGTCTCAACAAACATTAACGAAGCAAGCATTGCCCGGCTAAATGGCGCTGGAAGCTGACCGGGTTCATCTAAGTCAATAATAGACTGCACCTCCTTACCAAAAGTCATCCAGCGGTGTCTTCCTATTTCCCACACTTCTATATTTTCATTTTTGGAATAGTGCGTATAAATTTTTTTAGCTTTAGTAATCTTAGTAAACATTGAACCTATTTCTATGCCATTTAATTCTCAACAAAATATTAAAAACTCAATATCAGCTCCACAACCGCCACTTAATATCGTTAGGTAAACCGATAGCCATTTGCGTCTAAGGTTAATCTGCTCGATAATACGAAAGAGTGCCAACAATCGTCGTCATCTGATTTGTAACACGCACGTCTTTAAAAGTTGATGCGCGTAACAGTTCAGGCAATAAACCCGCAACGTTATCCGCTGTTGTTTCAAAACCATCCAACATCTGTACCAGGTAGAATGCAGCCCGCATCAGGAAATTCTTAGGTTTGCCCCAATCCACCAGATGCAGTTCACCGGTAGGTTTGAGCACTCGCTTGATTTCAGCCATAGTACGGAGTTTGTTCTCTCGCGTCAAGTGATGAAAAAATAGGCTCGAAACGACTGTGTCAAATTTATTATCTGTATAAGGTAAGTTGAACGACATACCTTGATTTAACTGAATGGCAATATTTGCTTTCACAGCTTTGGCACTGGCGATTTTAAGAACGTTGGGGTCACCATCCAGTCCAAAGACATTAGCTTCAGGACAAGCGTTTTTAATTTTCAGGGTGAGTGTAGCTGTACCACAGCCGAGATCGAGAACTTTATGGCCGGGTAAAATGTTAGTTTGCTCAAGTAGCTTACGCTTGAATTTCTCCCCCCGGATTGTCCAACGAATGAGCGGATCATATATCGAAGTGAGCCAATTGAATCTTAAGGCAGAGATATAATTTGAATTTCTGGAGGGGGACTTCATAAAAATATAGGATGTTATTATAATTGATTTGAAATTAATTTTTCTTATCTACCAACAAACTGATCTCGCTTGAAAAGTTATCTGCAAACCGACAACCCTTTGGCCTGCAGTTGATTGTGCGTAATATCTGTGATTATCGTAAATGCTGCGAAAAAACATAGAAAGTTTAATAAAATAAATTGTACCATCTTTTTTCGATCAGCGTTCTACCAGTTATCTCGCTTATTTGCTCTTTTTTTGAAATTACAAAATCCTTTCTCAGAAATGATTAATGATTAATTATTAACCTGATCAATTCATAAACTATGTCACTGGTTTATAATACTGTCATTCCCGAATGCTCTTATCGGGAATCTTGTTACACAGGCCTATAGACCCCCGATAAAAGCACTCGGGGATGACAGTTTGGTTGTTCTCGGACACCCTGCCAATTATACCAGTGGTCTTCATCGCACAGAAACCAGCCACCGCCGTTTTACCGAAAAAAACTACTATTCATTGAGATTAACTATTATCATCCCAATTGAGTATAGTTCTAAACTCGTATAGACAAGAAATGGCTTAATTGTTCTCTCTTAAAACGTTTTACTATTTATGCTTATGTTCTTCTTCCTCCTCGAGTTCATGCTCAGCTCTAACGTATTTAAACCGTAGGTTATTTCTTTTGTCGCCTATTTTTAGACTCACCACAGCATCAAAAGAGTCTACACCTTTTAAATTCACCTCGGCCTGGAAATAGGAAACCTTCTCTTTGTCTCCCTCATGTATTTTTCCTTTTTCATGCTCTCCTTCTCCAGCGTGTTGCTTTCCTTCGCCTTCTTTATGCATCCCTTCCTTTTTATGCTCTTCTTCCCCAGCGTGATGTTCTCCCTTGCCTTCTTTATGCATCTCCTCCTCATGCTCGGCTTCCTCGCCATGATGCGACTTCAGTTCCTCAGTGCTAGCAGCTAGCTTCAAAGTCTGCTTCGACTTATCCGGTAGGGTTAAATAGACCACACCTTCTACCTTATCGACTGATACCGGTTTGAGATTTGCGTCCAGAAGGTAAACGACGATGTTGCCTTTGTTATTTTCTCCCTCTACGACCAGGAACTCAACATGATGATCTCCCATAGAGCGTACCTGGCCGCCATGAGGAGACTCATGGGCATGCTGTGCCCAGGCCTTGCCTGAGAACAATGCCAGACTCACAAAAATTAAAGAGCCCACAGCTAAAGTTGTTGTTGTTTTCATTTTTAATTCTCCTTCTTTTTAAGGTTACAAATAAACAGTTTCAAAAACCACTTCCATCATGGTGCGTTTGTGAAATGCCGATACTGATGGCATTTCAGTGTGCATCCGTGGTATCACCTCCTTTCACTACTTTATATAAGGCATGTCGCCCACATTAGATTAGCGCACTAGCGCTAAACAACTGCCAACCTTTTTTGTTCACTTTTTCTTTCCACCAGATAGTAAAAGACCGGCAAGGCCAGTAAGGTCAGGATTGTTGATGTGACCATGCCACCCACGATGACAATGGCAAGCGGTTTTTGCAGCTCAGCCCCGGAACCAGTGCTCAAAGCCAGTGGTAAGAGTCCCAAACCGGTGGTCAGTGCCGTCATCAAAACCGGGCTGATCCGGTCGCCGGCTCCTTCCAGAATGGCCTCCAACAGCCCTTTGCCTTCTTGAAAACGAAGATCGTTAATATGGGTCACCAATATAATTCCGTTTCGGACAGCGATGCCAAGCAGCAAAATAAACCCCACCAAAGAGGAAACACTCAAGACGCCGCCGGAAATAAAGATGCTGAAGACGCCGCCCACCAAGGCCAGGGGCAGATTCAACACGACCAGACCGGCCAATTTCCAGGTGCCTATGCTCATCTGCAGTAAAATGAATATAGCAGCGATTACGAAAACAGTTTCAATAAGCAGGAGTCGGGTCGCGCGCTGTTGACTCTCAAACTGCCCGCCGTAAGTGATGAAGTAGCCCTCCGGAAAAGATATCTGCTGGGCTACTCGATCTTGAACCTCTTCCACAAAACTACCCAGGTCTCTGTCCTGCACGTTGCACTGCACCACGATGCGGCGGGAGACGTTTTCCCTGTTGATGGTATTGGGTCCCATGCCGATTGTGATGTCCGCCACCCGCTTCAGGGGAACTTTTGGGCCGGTTGGCGTGGAAATCCTCAGGTTCTCAAGCCGATCTATCTTGTTGCGATTCTCATCGTCTATCATCACTACCAAATCATACTGCCTTTGTCCAAGAACCACCTGGCTCACCACTTCACCATTGAAAGCCGTTTCTATAAAATGGGAAATATCTTGCACCGCCAGCCCGTACCGAGCGGCTTCCTTTCGGTTTATTTCAATTTTTAATTGGGGAATATCAATAAGTACTTGCGGTTCTACCTGCAGATCGGCCACACCTCGGACTTCTCTGACCACGCTGGCCACCTCCTGGGCTTTCTGCCGTAGAATGTTCAGGTCAGGGCCAAAGATTTTTATGGCGACCTGTGCCGTGACCCCTGACAGTAGGTGGTCGATGCGGTGCTGGATGGGCTGCCCGATACTGATTGCCACACCTGGAAACTGCCCCAGTATCTCTCGCATGTCTGCTAGCAGCTCCTCCCGGTTCTTCTCCCGCTCCTCCACCGGCAGAACGTTTACCAACATTTCGCCGTAGGAAACTCCTTCCGCGTGCTCATCCTGCTCAGCCCGACCTATGCGGTTGCTTGTAGAAGTTACTTCTGGGATCGTATGAAGCGCTTCCTCCATTAGATAACCAATCCGCTGAGACTCTTCCAGGGAGGTACCCGGAGGTGATATCGAATTAACGACAAAAGTGCCTTCATCCAAAATAGGGAGAA
It contains:
- a CDS encoding fused MFS/spermidine synthase; the protein is MFTKITKAKKIYTHYSKNENIEVWEIGRHRWMTFGKEVQSIIDLDEPGQLPAPFSRAMLASLMFVETPLSVLLIGMGGGSIARYFHNRDVNIKGDVIEWSATVVDIARKFFDFPDEGKGWEVINSDARDYLKTTNCEYEMILVDISEDNRAPAWISNRIYLMHFKRHLALKGVVVFNLLIYDENTFMDCLWNIRQVFEQRTVCLTAPGSQNTMVFAFNEHPRYGDIEKIKARVPYLQQKWGLRFEEFLERLCIDNPVGSGVL
- a CDS encoding class I SAM-dependent methyltransferase codes for the protein MKSPSRNSNYISALRFNWLTSIYDPLIRWTIRGEKFKRKLLEQTNILPGHKVLDLGCGTATLTLKIKNACPEANVFGLDGDPNVLKIASAKAVKANIAIQLNQGMSFNLPYTDNKFDTVVSSLFFHHLTRENKLRTMAEIKRVLKPTGELHLVDWGKPKNFLMRAAFYLVQMLDGFETTADNVAGLLPELLRASTFKDVRVTNQMTTIVGTLSYYRAD